A single window of Fischerella sp. PCC 9605 DNA harbors:
- a CDS encoding universal stress protein has protein sequence MFSKILVAIDNSEIGQHVFDEALSLAQKLDARLMLLHVLDPFDERYPGSIALQTDTLYPSLHSQAVSYYMGQWEALKKEGIEFLRIFYNQANTKGVPTEFAQNFGEPGRVICEVARKWEADLIVVGRRGRRGLSEFFLGSVSNYVLHHAPCSVLTVQGLIQTTKADSQATHAATP, from the coding sequence ATGTTTTCCAAAATATTAGTTGCTATAGACAATTCCGAAATTGGGCAGCACGTTTTTGATGAAGCTTTATCTTTGGCACAAAAACTGGATGCACGTCTGATGTTGCTGCATGTTCTAGATCCTTTCGATGAACGTTATCCAGGTTCTATAGCCTTACAAACAGATACTCTCTATCCTAGTTTACACTCGCAAGCTGTGAGCTACTACATGGGACAGTGGGAAGCACTGAAAAAAGAAGGAATAGAATTTTTGAGAATATTTTACAATCAGGCGAACACAAAAGGTGTACCAACTGAATTTGCTCAAAATTTTGGCGAACCAGGTCGAGTCATTTGTGAAGTAGCTCGAAAGTGGGAAGCTGACTTAATTGTCGTTGGTCGTCGGGGTCGGCGGGGTCTAAGTGAGTTTTTCTTGGGTAGCGTCAGTAATTACGTTCTGCATCATGCTCCCTGTTCAGTTTTAACAGTACAAGGATTAATTCAGACTACAAAAGCAGACTCACAAGCTACACATGCAGCTACACCTTAG
- a CDS encoding response regulator transcription factor translates to MDILIVEDEPEIAQLIQHTLEKEGFTCRITRDGISALRMFQEQPPDLMILDLMIPGLDGLEVCARIRQKPGAKDPYILMLTAKGEEIDRVIGLSTGADDYMVKPFSPRELVARVRALLRRSLRGGGQNQIYRTQHFTVDVEQRTISRQIDSQPSEILELTTLEFNLLSTFISSPGRVWNRSQLIDKLWGDNFFGDERVVDTHVARLRKKIEPDPANPTFVKTVVGVGYKFEDPPLV, encoded by the coding sequence ATGGATATTTTAATTGTTGAGGATGAACCGGAGATTGCTCAGTTAATTCAACATACTCTCGAAAAAGAAGGGTTTACCTGTCGCATTACCCGCGATGGCATCTCTGCCTTGCGGATGTTTCAGGAGCAACCACCAGATTTAATGATCCTAGACTTGATGATTCCTGGCTTGGATGGGTTAGAGGTCTGTGCCAGAATTCGCCAAAAACCAGGTGCAAAAGATCCATATATATTAATGCTCACTGCCAAGGGTGAAGAAATTGATCGTGTCATTGGCTTATCTACTGGTGCTGATGATTATATGGTTAAGCCTTTTAGCCCCAGAGAGTTAGTTGCCAGGGTGCGCGCCCTTTTGCGGCGCAGCCTTCGCGGTGGAGGGCAAAATCAAATTTATCGTACGCAACATTTTACAGTAGACGTAGAACAGCGTACCATCAGTCGCCAGATAGATTCTCAGCCATCAGAAATTCTAGAGTTAACAACCCTAGAATTTAACTTGCTCAGCACTTTCATCAGCAGTCCTGGTCGAGTTTGGAACCGTAGTCAACTGATTGACAAACTCTGGGGCGATAACTTTTTTGGTGATGAGCGGGTTGTAGATACTCATGTAGCGCGGTTGCGAAAAAAAATAGAACCAGATCCTGCTAATCCCACGTTTGTTAAAACTGTTGTAGGCGTAGGTTATAAATTTGAAGACCCGCCCCTAGTTTGA
- a CDS encoding LabA-like NYN domain-containing protein: protein MTFTSFSKQTNQYKLLQPRPQWQGENLMDAGIDSEDANMLDTSAETNILNNSNRGRVAIFIDGSNLFYTALQLGIEIDYAKLLCCLTRGSRLLRAFFYTGVDRNNDKQQGFLLWMRRNGYRVVTKDLVQLPDGSKKANLDVEIAVDMINLAPYYDTAVLVSGDGDLAYAVNAIAYKGARVEVVSVRSMTSDSLIDVADCFIDLDTIKQYIQKDSNSAYNCRSLSNTSV from the coding sequence ATGACTTTTACTAGTTTTAGCAAACAAACAAATCAATATAAATTACTTCAACCAAGGCCGCAGTGGCAGGGAGAGAACCTTATGGATGCTGGGATCGATAGTGAAGATGCGAATATGCTAGATACCTCAGCAGAAACGAACATTCTCAATAACTCAAATCGCGGTCGAGTTGCTATTTTTATTGATGGCTCAAATCTATTTTATACCGCTTTACAACTCGGAATTGAAATTGACTATGCTAAACTACTTTGTTGTTTAACTCGGGGTTCTAGGTTATTACGTGCTTTTTTCTACACAGGAGTCGATCGCAATAATGATAAGCAGCAGGGTTTTCTGTTGTGGATGCGTCGAAATGGCTATCGTGTGGTTACAAAAGATTTAGTTCAGCTTCCAGATGGCTCCAAAAAAGCCAATCTTGATGTAGAAATTGCTGTAGATATGATCAATTTAGCTCCCTACTACGATACTGCGGTTTTAGTGAGTGGCGATGGAGATTTAGCCTATGCTGTAAATGCGATCGCTTACAAAGGAGCACGGGTAGAAGTCGTCAGTGTCCGCTCAATGACTAGTGACAGCTTGATTGATGTTGCCGACTGCTTCATTGACCTCGATACGATTAAACAATACATTCAAAAAGACTCTAATTCTGCCTATAACTGTCGCTCGCTATCCAACACCAGCGTCTAA
- a CDS encoding photosystem Q(B) protein 1 → MTTIVQRRKEFDFSKLWDRFCAWITSTNNRIYIGWFGVLMIPTLLAATICFILAFIAAPGVDMEGIREPIKGSLMDGNNLITAAVVPTSAAVGLHFYPIWEAASIDEWLYNGGPYQLIVLHFLIGIWCYLGRLWELSYRLGMRPWIAVAFSAPAAAATAVLLVYPIGQGSFSDGLPLGIAGTFHFMMAVQANHNILMHPFHMLGVAGVFGGAFLSALHGSLVASTLIRNTSENESINVGYQLGQKQVTYSYLAGHYGFLGRLLIPPFASRNHRAFHFLTAALPTIGIWFAALGVCSVAFNLNGFNFNHSVLDSRGAPIPTDADLLNRANIGLQAMHAPNTHNFPPILSSGIPFPVS, encoded by the coding sequence ATGACCACCATCGTTCAACGTCGAAAAGAATTTGATTTTTCCAAGCTATGGGATCGATTTTGCGCGTGGATTACCAGCACTAACAATCGTATTTACATCGGCTGGTTTGGCGTGCTGATGATTCCGACTTTGCTAGCTGCCACTATTTGTTTCATCTTGGCTTTCATTGCTGCTCCCGGCGTAGACATGGAAGGTATTCGAGAGCCAATCAAGGGTTCTTTGATGGATGGTAACAATTTGATTACAGCTGCTGTTGTACCAACTTCTGCTGCGGTTGGCTTACATTTTTATCCAATTTGGGAAGCCGCTTCTATAGATGAGTGGCTTTATAACGGCGGCCCCTATCAATTAATTGTGTTGCACTTCCTAATCGGTATTTGGTGCTACCTCGGGCGACTTTGGGAACTCAGCTATCGCCTTGGTATGCGTCCTTGGATTGCCGTCGCCTTTTCTGCACCCGCCGCCGCAGCAACAGCCGTTTTGCTAGTTTACCCCATTGGTCAAGGTAGCTTTTCTGACGGCTTACCTTTAGGAATTGCGGGAACCTTCCACTTTATGATGGCTGTTCAAGCAAATCACAATATCCTGATGCATCCTTTCCATATGTTGGGGGTTGCCGGAGTCTTTGGTGGCGCGTTCTTGAGTGCCTTGCATGGCTCATTGGTTGCTTCAACGCTCATCCGCAACACCAGCGAAAACGAGTCTATAAACGTTGGGTATCAGCTGGGTCAAAAGCAAGTGACTTACAGCTACTTGGCAGGACACTATGGTTTCTTAGGTCGCCTGTTGATTCCACCTTTTGCTAGTCGAAATCACCGCGCTTTTCATTTTCTAACAGCAGCTTTGCCAACAATAGGTATTTGGTTTGCTGCACTGGGTGTTTGTTCAGTCGCATTTAACCTGAATGGATTTAACTTCAATCACTCAGTCTTAGATAGTCGAGGTGCACCGATTCCCACAGATGCCGATTTACTCAATCGAGCTAATATTGGGTTACAAGCAATGCACGCTCCTAATACTCATAATTTCCCACCGATTCTTTCTAGTGGTATACCATTTCCGGTGAGTTGA